Proteins from a single region of Mustela erminea isolate mMusErm1 chromosome X, mMusErm1.Pri, whole genome shotgun sequence:
- the LOC116583421 gene encoding diphosphoinositol polyphosphate phosphohydrolase 3-beta, protein MKCKPNQTRTYDPEGFKKRAACLCFRSELEDEVLLVSSSRYPDRWIVPGGGMEPEEEPGGAAVREVYEEAGVKGKLGRLLGIFEQNQDRKHRTYVYVLTVTEILEDWEDSVSIGRKREWFKIEDAIKVLQCHKPVHAEYLEKLKLGGSPTNGNSVARSLPQSDP, encoded by the coding sequence ATGAAGTGCAAGCCGAACCAGACGCGCACCTACGACCCGGAGGGGTTCAAGAAGCGGGCGGCGTGCCTTTGCTTCCGGAGCGAGCTCGAGGACGAGGTGCTGTTAGTGAGTAGCAGTCGGTACCCGGACCGCTGGATCGTGCCGGGCGGGGGCATGGAGCCCGAGGAGGAGCCGGGCGGTGCGGCAGTCCGAGAGGTGTACGAAGAGGCGGGAGTCAAGGGGAAGTTAGGCCGGCTCCTGGGCATTTTCGAACAGAACCAAGACCGCAAGCACAGAACGTACGTGTACGTACTGACTGTCACTGAGATTCTGGAGGATTGGGAAGATTCGGTTAGCATTGGGAGGAAGCGAGAGTGGTTCAAAATCGAAGATGCGATCAAGGTTCTCCAGTGCCACAAGCCCGTGCATGCTGAATATCTGGAAAAACTAAAGCTGGGCGGTTCCCCGACCAATGGAAACTCCGTGGCCCGGTCCCTGCCACAGAGCGATCCCTAG